The Amaranthus tricolor cultivar Red isolate AtriRed21 chromosome 2, ASM2621246v1, whole genome shotgun sequence genome contains the following window.
GGCAGTTTTGAATGGGCCTCTGTATGATTTTAATAGACCAGCAAGAATTTCTGATCACGAATTGACCTCCTAATCATCCAGTGAAAACTTGAAATTAATAAGTAAatttggataaaaaaaaaaggtcaaaaaataagttaggagtaaacttattttcaaaaataagttaggagtaaacttatttcaaaaaataaacaactGTCAATCCGATGCTAAGATTTGGGTATGTTTGCGTTTAACAACAGCGGGTCATTACTAAGGATGAGCCAAAAAAAGTCAGCCAAAGAATCGTCCACTGTCACTAACAGCGGGCCATTACTTAAGTTGAGTCAACGAAATTCAGCCAAGTAATAGGCCGCTCTTACTAACAACGGGCGATTGAGTTGACTTTTGTTGAAATCTTTGACTGTTGTTAAATTTGGATGTTAATGGCTTGCCGTTAATAACAGCGAGCGATGGCTGAGTTGACTTCTTTTAACTCAGATTTAGTAATGGCCTGCTGTTAGCAACAACGAACGAAAACTAACCCTTAGCATTGGGTTGAAGGCGCTTATTTTTTGATATAAGTTTAACCAAAgcttatttatgtttttttttttttttttgcaacaatTCTTATGTATTTCTAATTTTCTCATCTTGTTTACTTAAACAATTCATGAATATTAGACAAACATATTATCATCACGTACAAAATGTTTAAATTTCAATAAACAAGGGAAAAAAATCTAGGAAATGAAATTGgatgaaattattaaaaattaaaccaCAAACTAATTACTTTCAACCCAAttagtaaagaaaaaaaatcttggATATGCTTACATGAAGACAATTAGGGGCGGATCTAATGGATAGTCCGGGTAGACAAGTGAGCACTTAAAATATGCTAACAATCTAATAGCCAGTACTGCAATATTaatcatcaacttaaatttttagttaaattggCTCATTTACATGTTATAGAAACCTAAAGTTAAGGGTTCAAATGTATCCATCACTTAtagtatatttttttcataGACTTTTTGActcattttttctctaatataaGAATAAAAGCCAAAAACTAACTTTTACTGATAACATACATTCAACTAGTCAAACCAACCAACGTCCATTAGGCAAATGATTATTCACAAGTGCTTATCAACCATATAATTGCCATTATGGCCTTATTGGTAGAcacaaattatttcaaacacTAATTAGTAATCAAAATCACTAATTACTACCATTGCGCAAAAATAAGACTGCATCACCGTATCGTAAGCATATTATAAAGTTTTTTGAGTTTACCGCAACCGAAATATAGGCTGCATTGACCGTAAAATCATTCGTTTTAGCCATAAAATCTGTGTTGCGACCGTTACCGTGATCGTTTCCAAAACCGTATTTTTGCACTGTGCTTAATActctatatttttatatttctgaATCACACAACATAACAACGTCAAAACCTTAATGTCAAGACTTCTTACAATGCAATACTTGTATGATTACACCTTGTGCTATAAGCATACTATCTACTAATATGAGTAATGAAAGAGTCCCTTTCTAAGTAAGAAGTTCCACCAATTTCAACCGAATCCCTCACTTTTCTACCCAATTCATTAGCCCTTCTCCTCATCTCTTCCCCTTCCTTAGACACCATCAATCTGCTCACACAATTCTCCACTACATCCCATCTCACCAATTCATCTCTTTTCTCCCATTTCCTAACCAACAAACAAATCTTCAACACATCccttaaaaaaatactatttttagGCTGATCAGAATGCATAGGCAATGCTATAATTGGCACACCCATACTAATACTCTCGATACTCGAATTCCATCCACAATGACTCATAAACCCGCCAATTGCCGAATGTGCAAGAATTTCAAGCTGAGGTGCCCAATCTGTTACTACCATACCCTTATGTTTTACCTTACTTTCATACCCTTCTAGAAGATTCTTCTTGTTCATATAATCTTCTGCAGAAAATTGTGCTCCATCTGCCATTCTTAAGACCCATAAGAACTTCTGATCACTTCTTTCCAACCCAATTGCTAGTTCGGTAATCTGTTCTTCTGTCAGTGATGTTGATGTTCCAAAAGAAACAAATAACACTGAATTTTTGTCATGTTTGTCCAGCCATTCAAGACATTCATGTCTAATTTTACTGGGATTTGTTCTGTTTATATCAACCAGATTCAAAGGCCCCATTGCAAAAAGCTTTTTGTTTGCATTTGTAGGGAGTTTTTCCAGTAAGTTCATGTACCTACCTGTTAGAATAGATAGAACTCCGTAAATATTTTTTGAGTATGTAGGATGGAAGTAAAAATACACTGATTTTTTGGccatatttattttatagttttttgaaataataaagagttgttgggatgagttattccacatcgataaattgaaaatgttgTGCATGTTTTATAAggtattagagaccttcttcagtccagcctaatttaacaaggGTGGATGAGATTTGAATCTCTAGCCTTTTGTCACGTAGCTTTTTATATCATGTTAATaaatcaactcaatcaaaagcttaatcTGATGGTTATAGCCCTAGAACaagtatgttatatactctatcaactCAACCACAAACTTAAGCTAATGATTCTAATCCCAcgatattatatactctatcacaagtgaattaaattaaagaaaaagtaaaacaaaCTAATGTAAACTACATTTTGAGGTGTCTAGGTGCCTTaatattgttagagtatatattacatattttagGGTCTCTactatcagcttaaacttttggtcgAGTTGGTTCCTCAACATTGTATCAAAGTAGACGTGACAAAAAGGCTATGAGTTCGAAACTAACCTACCCCTTAATTCAAATGGAATAATATGCACAAGGTATGAGGATAGCATATGTTTGCGCTGCAACCAACGGCTTAAGTGCAGTTGGGCACTTACACATTCTTTTCATTTGGAATAGGTTAGAAAAACTCTAAAATCAAACCTCTATCATAATAGTGATTTAGAAAAGTCTTCGACTATTAGGCTAATCTAGGATTCTCGTAAATATTTAGTTAGTATTCCTATGTATTGGGCATAAAGATGTTAGTCGGGGTCATCAAGTCGATTTTGGGTCAGGTGTTTTGGGGCAGTTAAAAATCGGGTTTTATGTCCACGTTGAttcttacattattttaaattcattttcaagtcgAATTCGGTTTCAAGTTCGGTTAAATATCGAGTcatctattttgaacacctctaattgaACATTAATGTTAGAGTCAATCAACCCTTTAATTCTTGTATTCATACATTTAACAACAATGATAATAGCAAGGAAAATGTTGTTAATATTACCTTCAAACAATCTACAAGTATTGTAAAGTCTTCCACTCTCAAAATCCAAAGCTTTGTATTGCAATGCTATAAATTCCTTAAACTCCTGTGTAAGACACCCTTCATTCAAAAGATCCCTACAATTAGGGATATCATCATCAAGCTCAAAAGGCTTACCATCACTCAAAGAATCCCAAATATGGAAGAATATAGCAAAAGCAGAAACACTATGTAAGGCATAAGATTCAGCATTAGGTATAAACTTCAAATCTTGAACAACATAAGCCATTAAAGTATCATGAATCACAATGATCCTTCTATACTTTAATGAAAGTTCTTGAAGAAGTTTAAACATGGGTTGACGAAGATTTAAGGAAGCATCAAAAAGGGGTTGGAGATGACTAGGAAATTCGGTAGTTTTCTCATTGAAAAGGGGAGGAATTGATGAGTTAAGGTTAGGAAGTTGTAAGTCATGAAAGTGAATATTTTGTTGATTCCAACCATGGAGTCTTTGTTTGGCTTGTTGATTGTGGGTTGTAGATCCAGCAAAATGAACTTGTATTCCATAGGATGAGATGAGATTTGATAGAAGGAGTGTTTGATTGAGATGGCCTTGCATTGGGAAAGGTACTGAAACTACTCCAATTGGgagatttttttggtttttttgatTGTATGTTTGGGATGCCATTTTGGGTCTAAGTGTTTGTGCCTAGAAGATGTAGCTTTATATATAGTACATTTGATTTTACTCCCTATATAAGGATTTTCcacaagaataaaaaaatatgtatttttttgttaaaaagacTATTACAACTACTAAAGAAATAGGTGTAAAAGTTGATATGGTATAGGATAGGAAAAAAAAGGGATAAAATagacatttatatatttatttttttccaaaatataGCAATTAATTTGAAACGGTTTAATAAAAAAAGTGTAGCAAGTGTAATAAAACAGAGAAAATAGTAGACATAGACTTGTACTCTATATATAATCTATAGGAACCGCAATAAGTATACTTTTCAATGAAAGAAAAGACTTaagaaaattttttgatttaggATGAGAGATAATCTCAACTTGACTATCTAAAATAGTGATAACTCTTCTATAATGCAATATCAACCGTTGATTATTCTATTATGAAATCTAAGCTTTttagataattaaaaaataattaaaattaatataaataaatatttagaaATAACATACGAgttttaataatagttatattatAATACATTCAAAAATATTGTCCAAGTGCCTATCAATATTCACAAATTCAGTTGCTTATTCATATTTGATACCATCTCTTGTTAACTAGATCAGATGTGACAAGATGTGTATATCGTAGAAGTTTTGAAGTacaattcttttttctttttttctttttctaaattACCGCAATTTgcttaagatatatatatatatatatacatatatatatatatatatatacatatatatatatatatatatatacatatatatatatatatatatatatacatatatatatatatatacatatatatatatatatacatatatatatatatatatatatatatatatatatatatatatatatatatatatacatatatatatatatatatacatatatatatatatatacatatacatatatatatacatatatatatatatatatatatatatatatatatacatatatatatatatatatatacatatatatatatatatacatatatatatatatacatatatatatatatatatatatatatatatatatatacatacatatatatatatatatatatatatatatatatatatatatatatatatacatatatatatatatatatatatatatatacatatatatatatatacatatatatatatatatatacatatatatatatatatatatatatatatatatatatatatatatatatatatatatatatatatatatatacatatatatatatatatatatatatatatatatatatatatatacatatatacatatatatatatatatatatatatatatatatatacatatatatatatacatatacatatacatatatatatagatgtatatatatatatatatatatatatatatatatatatatatatatatatatatatatatatgtatatatatatatatatatatatatatatatatatatatatatatatatatatatatatatatatatatatatgtatatatatatatatatatgtatatatatatatatgtatatatatatatatatatatgtatgtatatatatatatatgtatgtatatatatatatgtatgtatgtatatatatgtatgtatgtgtatatatatatgtatgtgtatatatatatatatatatatatatatatatatatatatatatatatatatatatatatatatatatatatatatatatatatatatatatatatatatatatatatatatatatatatatatatatatatatatatatatatatatatatatatatatatatatatatatatatttgttttgggTTTATAGTTAGGATATCGTTATGGTCATTAGCTAATCAGTATCCCTTATAAAGTCAGGGTCTAAGGAGAGAGGTAGCAAACAGATCATATTCGTACCCCTTTAAGGGAGCTAGAGAGCATAAGAAATGTGCGCAATCAAATAAAACCCTCAGATAGTGAGTGCtttataaaataagaaattttgatgacaattattgaaaaaaaaagaaagaaaagaaaaaaaaaaagaaagaaaaggcaGGGGAAAAGGGAAGGGAAAGAGgaagagaaataaaaaataaataaaaaataacacttATTTGTTTAGGATGGAAGGAAACCAAAAGTATTAGAATATATTAGAATGATATCTTTTGATTACTAGAATATCTTGTATAATCTTTATGattgtgtagaatattaggaaaatatttagtttcctaaagtatagtttgtaatcttgtatatattaacaTTACTCCTAATAAGAAAGGCAACTAAATCATTCTTACATGGTATCATTAGCCTAGGTTTTTGATCCCTTACCTCCCTTCTTCCCCTTTGTCGCCACCAAGCCACCATCTAAGGCTGCCGCCACCTCTTCTTGTTGCTCTCTCCATGGCCTCTCCCACAAAAATCCATCCCGCCACTTTGGTCACTAACATTAAAACAAGCGTGCCTATCCAACATGATGAAGATGGTTCCAATTTTCATACTTGGGTCACCTTATTCAAGCTTCATTGTCGAGCTCACCTTGTGGATTCTCACATTCTTCCCGATGACTCCTCTAAAGCTTTTGTTTCTAAAGATTCCGAATGGCAACGTCTTGATGACATTGTTCGCACATGGATTTATGGCTCTCTTAGTCCATCCCTCCTTCAATCTATAGTTTGTCCCGATGATTGTGCCTTTGATGCTTGGAATCGTCTTgagaacaattttcaaaataataagacatctcgcattcttcatcttgagtctcaatttaatgacatttctcTATCCACTTTTTCAAATGTGAAAGCTTATTGCAATGAACTTGAAACTATTGctgtaacatttgagaaattaataattaagacgAGTGAGTTTAAGAGAATTGTAAGTACGAGAATGaccttatatatacataatataaaatactccaaacttaatttcttttctcttttactccttttaatttaataataataataataataaataaaataaataaataaataaaatacatcaaACCTTTACTACTCTTTCTCCCTCTCACTCGTTGGAACACAAAGGAAGAATCAGAGTCATGTTCTTCCTCTGATTTCTTCTTCCTCGAATTCCTTCTTCCTTTGATTCCTTCCTCTGATTCTTTCGCATTCTCCCTCTGAAtccttgattctgattttcgcAAGAAGAGCAACAATGGTCGTCGTCTGCTTTGTCTTCCACCTTTTAAGGAAGCCACAGCCCTAACACCATCCCCTTTATCAAATTTCGAAGCAACAATGTCGTTATTCATCTAATTTCGCTCCTGGTTCTTCAAGAAACGTAGTCcttcacttgattttttttgaaaagtaacGAACTAAAGCTAATCAGGTATAATCTACTCGattctttctttgatttttgacACATTATTTCAGCATTATCTTTAGCTTTTCTCTGATTTCGAACCACCATAAGTGTAGAAGCAGCCGAAATCTTCCTCCCTTGACTTGAATTCTGCCGATTTGGAGAAGTATTGAGTGAGTTTTGGTTCTGTTGATTAAATATCAAATCCAAGCcgaaaataaagcattgaacCTGAATTTTTCCGTTTCTTGCTGCTGCAAACAGAAGGTAGTccttcttgatttctttccttgtttttccttaataattatACTCTTATTCATATACTTTCCCTTGTATAATCTTTCAGTCATGTGTTAAACCCTAAATGTTGTTGAATCTTGGAATGTATATGAGTTAGTTAGATGaattattaaattgaaaattcatgGAAAATGTTTTATTAGGGAGTTATGTGATGATGAAAATTTAAGTGTGAGCATGATTTTAGTAGTAGATTATTCGAATGATTTGGTTGTGGTTAGTTCAGTGTTCTTGAATgtaatattaaccttttcaaattaTGGTAATGGTTAAATGTTGATTGATTGGTTGTTATTGAAGGTATCTAGGGTTCGTGtggaaattattagttgaatggaaAGACTAGCTGAATCTTTCTTTTGGTTAGTttgttaatcttgtttagttttttggttttgagttagatgaacatggaagtgtttgaattggaatacAAAGGGAATTGTGGAGACGTATAATCTTCacaagaatataagctagaCTAAAGCaaggttatttattttgatgatattgagggtTAGAGTTAGAACTTGCACAATCTCTGAAatgagaaatattagaatagaagatggaactaagatgcattcttaggatgagatgcaatgagctatatgaacctagttgtagtatcgtatgctttgttgtgatgttatatttgttatgcttcaggaggcgacattaTCAAGGAGCCCTTTTAGTGATCGCGGAGTACCagacttagcttcttgaagcgttctttttggtgagtagtagcagtcccttaaagggtctggccagactacttttCGTGTAAAATAGTTTGATCAAAgttcttttgaaattgaaaattgattgagacaaatgttgttgtgactgcttatgttgatattatgatacggtcaatggatcgggcttgcgagctggtcattgacggagttgagaaACATTGTTCCTTGCTCcctgttttgaagcgaattgtcattcagatattgactagcttcacccgagagcgacatagccttagagctatggggaacctctcaaactagactccctgtgcgcacatagatctaggaaactgatgttgcttttaaacctatgatttgaattactgtgttttgttgttttggattgttacttctcatccaatttaatctgaccttctgttgtttccaacttttagcttgtCCACAGATCGAAACCAGtcgggaataatggattagcgAAGGTGATTAgaggttccaaggatgtatatggAGCTGAGCAATTAGGAATttatagttttgtattaggaattttggataaatgtaaatttgatttggctgtgttggttatatcggacttgtagagaattgtatgattatcctTTGCTTTAGTTTGATGTTGTTTTGAGATATAGTTGAGTCAGTTACGTTAAAGAGTTGGTGATCCCTTTACTCAATTT
Protein-coding sequences here:
- the LOC130805110 gene encoding zeatin O-glucosyltransferase-like, which codes for MASQTYNQKNQKNLPIGVVSVPFPMQGHLNQTLLLSNLISSYGIQVHFAGSTTHNQQAKQRLHGWNQQNIHFHDLQLPNLNSSIPPLFNEKTTEFPSHLQPLFDASLNLRQPMFKLLQELSLKYRRIIVIHDTLMAYVVQDLKFIPNAESYALHSVSAFAIFFHIWDSLSDGKPFELDDDIPNCRDLLNEGCLTQEFKEFIALQYKALDFESGRLYNTCRLFEGRYMNLLEKLPTNANKKLFAMGPLNLVDINRTNPSKIRHECLEWLDKHDKNSVLFVSFGTSTSLTEEQITELAIGLERSDQKFLWVLRMADGAQFSAEDYMNKKNLLEGYESKVKHKGMVVTDWAPQLEILAHSAIGGFMSHCGWNSSIESISMGVPIIALPMHSDQPKNSIFLRDVLKICLLVRKWEKRDELVRWDVVENCVSRLMVSKEGEEMRRRANELGRKVRDSVEIGGTSYLERDSFITHISR